Proteins co-encoded in one Medicago truncatula cultivar Jemalong A17 chromosome 8, MtrunA17r5.0-ANR, whole genome shotgun sequence genomic window:
- the LOC25502095 gene encoding probable polygalacturonase, with product MDVLLLLLPLLVALPSLSIVESRKTPVEDYYFEYCAVSCRAYSASVTEFGAAGDGNTLNTKAFQSAIDHLSQYSSNGGSQLYVPPGRWLTGSFNLTSHFTLFLHKDAVILGSQDESEWPVIDPLPSYGRGRDTQGGRYSSLIFGTNLTDVVITGNNGTLDGQGELWWQKFHKGKLTYTRPYLIEIMYSDNIQISNLTLVNSPSWNVHPVYSSNIIVQGITILAPVNSPNTDGINPDSCTNTRIEDCYIVSGDDCVAVKSGWDEYGIAYGMPTKQLVIRRLTCISPTSAVIALGSEMSGGIQDVRAEDIVAINSESGVRIKTAVGRGGYVKDIYVRRMTMKTMKWAFWMTGDYGSHADNNYDPNAIPVVQNINYRDMVAENVTMAAKLEGISNAPFTGICISNVTIGLAKKAKKLPWNCTYIAGVSSGVTPAPCGLLPDQGVEKIGPCAFPEDNLPIDDVQVQTCTYRRNF from the exons ATGGATGTGTTATTGTTATTACTACCTTTGTTGGTTGCTTTGCCAAGCTTGTCTATAGTTGAGAGCCGCAAAACACCGGTTGAGGACTACTATTTTGAGTATTGTGCTGTGAGCTGCAGAGCTTACAGTGCCTCAGTGACAGAATTTGGAGCGGCCGGCGATGGAAATACTTTGAACACAAAAGCTTTTCAGTCAGCCATAGATCATTTGAGTCAGTACTCATCAAATGGTGGTTCTCAACTATATGTTCCACCAGGAAGATGGTTGACTGGTAGCTTCAATCTCACCAGTCATTTCACTTTATTCCTACACAAAGATGCTGTCATTCTTGGTTCTCAG GATGAAAGTGAATGGCCGGTGATTGATCCCTTGCCGTCTTATGGTAGAGGGAGGGACACTCAGGGTGGAAGGTATAGCAGTCTAATTTTTGGAACCAACCTCACTGATGTTGTCATAACAG GGAACAATGGCACACTAGATGGACAAGGTGAACTGTGGTGGCAAAAGTTTCACAAGGGGAAGCTCACTTATACTAGGCCTTACCTGATTGAAATCATGTACTCGGATAATATACAGATATCCAATCTTACTTTGGTTAATTCTCCATCCTGGAATGTCCATCCTGTTTACAGCAg CAACATTATTGTTCAAGGCATCACAATTCTTGCTCCTGTGAATTCACCAAATACAGATGGGATCAACCCTG ACTCTTGTACGAACACGCGAATTGAGGACTGTTATATAGTGTCTGGGGACGACTGTGTGGCCGTGAAGAGTGGTTGGGATGAGTATGGTATAGCTTATGGAATGCCAACTAAGCAGCTGGTAATAAGAAGACTCACTTGTATTTCTCCAACCAGTGCTGTGATTGCTTTAGGGAGCGAAATGTCTGGTGGGATTCAAGACGTCAGGGCCGAGGACATTGTGGCGATCAATTCGGAATCAGGAGTTAGGATCAAAACTGCTGTTGGAAGAGGAGGATATGTCAAGGACATATATGTTAGAAGAATGACTATGAAAACCATGAAATGGGCATTTTGGATGACAGGAGATTATGGTTCTCACGCTGATAACAACTATGATCCTAATGCAATTCCTGTGGTTCAGAATATTAATTATCGCGATATGGTTGCTGAAAATGTGACTATGGCAGCAAAGTTGGAGGGTATATCTAATGCACCATTTACTGGAATCTGCATATCTAATGTAACCATTGGATTAGCAAAGAAGGCTAAAAAACTTCCATGGAATTGCACCTATATTGCTGGGGTTTCAAGTGGTGTGACTCCTGCGCCATGTGGCCTGTTGCCAGACCAAGGAGTTGAGAAAATTGGGCCATGCGCCTTCCCAGAAGACAATTTGCCCATTGATGATGTACAGGTTCAAACGTGTACTTATAGAAGGAATTTTTGA
- the LOC25502096 gene encoding mitogen-activated protein kinase homolog MMK2 produces the protein MATKESSSSAAAAAAAASASGDTKIKRVLTHGGKYAHYNVYGNLFEVSSKYVPPIRPIGRGAYGIVCAAVNSDTHEQVAIKKIGNAFDNIIDAKRTLREIKLLRHMDHPNIIAIKDIIRPPKKEAFNDVYIVYELMDTDLHHIIHSDQPLREEHCQYFLYQLLRGLKYVHSANVLHRDLKPSNLLVNANCDLKIGDFGLARTTSETDFMTEYVVTRWYRAPELLLNCSEYTSAIDVWSVGCIFGEIMTREPLFPGKDYVHQLRLITELIGSPDDASLGFLRSDNARRYFRQFQQYRKQKFSSRFPNMLPEALDLLEKMLIFDPNKRITVDEALCHPYLSSLHNTNEEPVCPRPFSFDFDQPTCTEDNIKEIIWKESVKFNPDPLCQ, from the exons ATGGCCACAAAAGAGTCGAGCTcttctgctgctgctgctgctgctgctgcttcAGCTTCAGGGGACACTAAAATCAAAAGGGTTCTTACTCATGGTGGTAAATATGCACACTACAATGTGTATGGAAACTTGTTTGAGGTGTCTTCTAAGTATGTGCCACCCATTCGCCCTATTGGTAGAGGCGCTTATGGTATCGTTTG TGCTGCTGTTAATTCTGATACACATGAACAAGTTGCCATCAAGAAGATTGGTAATGCATTTGACAATATAATTGATGCTAAAAGGACTTTGAGAGAAATCAAGCTCCTTCGTCACATGGATCACCCAAAT ATCATTGCCATCAAGGATATCATACGACCCCCGAAAAAGGAGGCATTCAATGATGTATACATTGTCTATGAATTGATGGACACTGATCTCCATCATATAATTCATTCTGACCAACCACTTCGTGAAGAACATTGTCAG TACTTCTTATATCAGCTGTTACGTGGGTTGAAATATGTGCACTCAGCTAATGTTTTGCACCGTGATCTTAAGCCAAGTAATTTACTAGTGAACGCAAACTGTGACCTTAAAATTGGCGACTTCGGTTTGGCAAGGACAACATCTGAAACAGATTTCATGACTGAGTATGTTGTCACAAGATGGTACAGAGCCCCAGAATTGCTCCTCAATTGTTCTGAGTACACTTCTGCAATCGATGTTTGGTCTGTTGGTTGCATATTTGGTGAAATTATGACCAGAGAGCCCTTGTTTCCTGGCAAAGACTATGTTCATCAACTAAGGCTTATCACAGAG TTAATAGGTTCACCTGATGATGCGAGCCTTGGATTTCTCCGAAGTGACAATGCTAGAAGATATTTTAGACAGTTTCAACAGTACCGGAAGCAAAAATTCTCGTCCAGGTTCCCAAACATGTTACCTGAGGCACTTGATCTGTTAGAAAAGATGCTTATCTTTGACCCAAACAAACGCATTACAG TTGATGAGGCACTGTGTCACCCATATCTTTCATCACTTCACAACACCAATGAGGAGCCAGTTTGTCCTAGGCCtttctcttttgattttgatcaaCCTACATGCACTGAAGACAATATCAAGGAGATCATTTGGAAGGAATCTGTGAAGTTCAATCCAGATCCACTTTGTCAGTAA
- the LOC25502097 gene encoding 40S ribosomal protein S10-1, which translates to MIISEKNRKEICKYLFQEGVCYAKKDFNLAKHPEIDVPNLQVIKLMQSFKSREYVRETFAWMNYYWFLTNDGIEFLRTYLNLPSEIVPATLKKQAKPPGRPFGGPQGDRPRGPPRFEGERRFGGDRDGYRGGPRGEFGGDKGGAPADYRPSFGGPGGRPGFGRGSGGFGAPPTSSDA; encoded by the exons ATG ATCATATCCGAGAAAAATCGCAAAGAGATCTGCAAGTACCTTTTCCAAG AGGGTGTATGCTACGCTAAGAAGGATTTCAATTTGGCAAAGCATCCAGAAATCGATGTTCCAAATTTGCAGGTGATTAAGCTTATGCAGAGCTTCAAATCAAGGGAATATGTTAGAGAAACCTTTGCTTGGATGAATTATTACTGGTTTCTCACAAATGATGGAATTGAGTTTCTCAGAACTTACTTGAATCTTCCTTCTGAGATTGTTCCTGCTACTTTGAAGAAACAAGCTAAGCCACCTGGTAGACCTTTTGGTGGTCCACAGGGTGATCGTCCTAG GGGTCCACCCAGATTTGAAGGGGAGAGAAGATTTGGTGGTGACCGTGATGGGTACCGTGGAGGTCCTCGTGGTGAATTTGGAGGAGACAAGGGAGGTGCTCCTGCTGATTACAGACCCTCATTTGGG GGTCCTGGTGGAAGGCCTGGATTTGGTCGTGGATCTGGTGGTTTTGGGGCTCCTCCAACCAGCTCAGATGCTTAA